The Pyrus communis chromosome 9, drPyrComm1.1, whole genome shotgun sequence genome has a segment encoding these proteins:
- the LOC137746038 gene encoding putative pentatricopeptide repeat-containing protein At5g06400, mitochondrial: MRSLIKLQRLCSSSSCKIIHFRFSNLYKINRFVTVAQPSKPNKKTHSKQAPETGGFGSLFTEITEILGAENVTADKTPSGFLISEETQVRVGEEDCQPCTQTVCKNAEESVLQEKKDITGLEDAQVENLAESDVSPVVQEVTKIVRTESGLVSMEEMLEKSGFPLDSDIVDKVLKRCFKVPHLALRFFNWVKLKQGFCHTTKTYNTMLFIAGDAKEFGMVEKLMEEMEKHLCEKDVKTWTILISQYGNAKFIGKALFFYEKMRKEGFEPDVVVYRSMIRALCNTGKPEVAMEFYKEMVQKDMGLSINLYKLLLNGIASSGDTASIALVSDDMIRVSQIPEHIVYGCVLKSFCISGRIREALEFIRELKNKEVMLGPEYFGALVKGLCMADRITDALEILEIMKRRNIVDGKVYGIIINGYLRNNDADKALDLFNSMKESGYVPTTSTYTELMQHLFKLNEFQKGSDLYDEMLESEVEPDIVAITAMVAGQVRQNRISEAWKIFNSMKDKGIKPTLKSYSIFIKELCRISRTDEILKVFDDMRASDIVIRDDIFNLAMYHMDKKGEMDNLEKVKQLQRIYKLHPREREEVSNIEASGGDELSTRTDFNYLQPAKMDCTFVEPLSKAYDEHHLQDICKILSSSTDWPLVQEALKNSAVDFTPGLVVEILRNSSVHGFVALQFFAWVGKRTGYSHTTDTYNMAIKTAGRGKDFKHMRNLFYEMRRKGFSITPDTWTIMIMQYGRTGMTEIALRIFGEMKSSNCHPTLSTYKYLVISLCGRKGRKVDEAIRIFKEMIRASHVPDKELVETYLGCLCEVGKLSDARRCIDSLPKVGFSIPLSYSLYIRALCRAGRLQEASALMDNVGEDRSKLDQYTYGSLVHGLLRSGQLEAALAKVASMKQAGVNPTVHVYTSLIVHYLREKQIGKALEIFKEMQQKGCKPTVITYSALIRGYMNMEMVSEAWDVFHNMKLTGTLPDFRTYSMFITCLCKVGKSEEAMRLITEMMESGIVPSVVNFRTIFYGLNREGKQDLARTVMEQKLSLIRSRKVLA; this comes from the coding sequence AGAAACCGGCGGATTTGGCTCGCTCTTCACTGAAATTACTGAGATTTTGGGAGCTGAAAACGTTACTGCGGATAAAACCCCATCTGGGTTTTTGATTTCGGAGGAAACCCAGGTGAGGGTTGGGGAAGAAGATTGCCAACCTTGCACGCAAACTGTTTGTAAAAATGCGGAGGAGAGTGTActgcaagaaaagaaagatataaCAGGTTTGGAGGATGCGCAGGTGGAAAATTTGGCTGAAAGTGATGTCAGCCCCGTGGTTCAGGAGGTTACAAAGATTGTCAGGACGGAGAGTGGTTTGGTTTCAATGGAGGAGATGTTAGAAAAATCGGGTTTTCCGTTGGATTCAGATATTGTTGACAAAGTGTTGAAGAGGTGCTTTAAAGTGCCACATTTGGCTTTGAGGTTCTTCAATTGGGTGAAGCTCAAACAAGGGTTCTGTCATACAACTAAGACTTATAATACGATGCTGTTTATAGCTGGGGATGCAAAAGAGTTCGGGATGGTGGAGAAGTTGATGGAGGAAATGGAAAAGCATCTGTGCGAGAAAGATGTTAAGACTTGGACTATTCTCATCTCACAGTATGGAAATGCTAAGTTTATTGGCAAAGCATTGTTCTTCTACGAAAAGATGAGGAAAGAAGGTTTTGAACCGGATGTAGTGGTTTACAGGTCGATGATACGTGCACTGTGTAATACTGGAAAACCTGAAGTTGCGATGGAATTTTACAAGGAGATGGTACAGAAGGACATGGGACTTAGCATAAATTTATACAAGCTGTTATTGAATGGTATAGCTAGCTCTGGCGATACTGCTTCTATAGCCTTGGTTTCAGATGACATGATTAGAGTTTCGCAGATTCCAGAACACATTGTTTATGGTTGTGTCTTGAAGAGTTTCTGCATATCTGGAAGAATCAGAGAAGCTTTGGAATTTATTCGTGAGCTCAAGAATAAAGAGGTTATGCTTGGCCCTGAGTATTTTGGCGCTTTGGTGAAAGGATTGTGCATGGCTGATAGAATCACAGATGCtttggaaattttggaaattatGAAGAGGAGAAATATTGTTGATGGGAAGGTTTACGGGATCATCATCAATGGGTACTTAAGAAATAATGATGCTGATAAAGCACTCGATCTGTTCAATAGCATGAAAGAATCTGGATACGTGCCTACAACTTCTACCTACACAGAACTGATGCAACACCTCTTCAAGTTGAATGAATTTCAAAAGGGCAGTGATCTGTATGATGAGATGCTGGAAAGCGAAGTTGAGCCAGATATTGTGGCGATCACAGCCATGGTTGCAGGTCAGGTTCGTCAAAACCGTATATCTGAAGCATGGAAAATATTTAATAGTATGAAGGACAAAGGCATCAAGCCCACATTGAAGTCGTATTCTATATTCATTAAGGAGCTTTGTAGAATTTCAAGGACAGATGAGATTCTCAAGGTCTTTGATGATATGCGAGCATCTGATATAGTCATTCGAGATGACATATTTAATTTGGCTATGTATCATATGGATAAAAAGGGAGAGATGGATAACCTTGAAAAAGTAAAGCAGTTGCAGAGGATCTATAAACTTCATCCAcgagaaagagaagaggttTCTAATATTGAAGCATCCGGGGGTGACGAACTCAGTACACGGACGGACTTTAATTATTTACAACCAGCGAAGATGGATTGTACGTTCGTGGAGCCGCTTTCAAAGGCTTATGATGAGCATCATTTGCAAGATATTTGTAAAATTCTGTCCTCTTCAACAGATTGGCCCTTAGTTCAGGAAGCTTTGAAGAATTCTGCTGTTGATTTCACTCCAGGACTCGTTGTGGAAATTTTGAGGAATAGCAGCGTGCATGGTTTCGTAGCATTACAATTTTTCGCGTGGGTAGGAAAGCGAACTGGTTATAGCCACACTACTGATACTTACAACATGGCTATCAAAACCGCAGGGCGCGGAAAAGATTTCAAGCACATGAGAAACCTCTTTTACGAAATGAGAAGAAAAGGTTTCTCAATCACACCAGATACATGGACAATAATGATAATGCAATATGGTCGAACAGGTATGACAGAGATTGCTCTGCGGATTTTTGGTGAGATGAAGTCTAGTAATTGCCACCCAACTCTTAGTACCTACAAGTATTTAGTCATATCTCTTTGTGGGAGAAAAGGTAGAAAGGTAGACGAAGCAATTAGAATTTTCAAGGAGATGATCCGTGCCAGTCATGTACCTGACAAAGAGTTGGTTGAAACGTATCTTGGTTGTTTATGTGAAGTTGGTAAGCTCTCAGATGCCAGAAGGTGCATAGATTCTCTTCCTAAAGTTGGTTTTTCGATTCCTCTTAGTTATTCCTTGTACATTAGGGCTCTATGTCGAGCCGGGAGGTTGCAAGAAGCTTCAGCATTGATGGATAATGTTGGGGAAGACCGATCAAAACTGGATCAGTATACTTATGGGAGCCTTGTACATGGACTTCTGCGGAGTGGACAACTAGAAGCAGCACTGGCCAAGGTGGCTTCTATGAAGCAGGCGGGTGTAAATCCAACCGTCCATGTTTATACATCCTTAATAGTTCACTACTTGAGAGAGAAGCAGATAGGAAAGGCTTTAGAAATTTTTAAGGAAATGCAACAGAAGGGTTGTAAACCAACAGTCATTACCTATTCTGCGCTTATTCGAGGGTACATGAACATGGAAATGGTTTCCGAAGCTTGGGATGTCTTTCACAACATGAAACTTACAGGAACATTGCCAGATTTTAGAACGTATTCGATGTTCATCACTTGTCTTTGTAAGGTGGGCAAATCTGAAGAAGCAATGCGGCTTATAACTGAAATGATGGAAAGTGGGATTGTTCCGAGTGTGGTGAATTTTCGAACCATATTTTACGGGCTTAACAGAGAAGGTAAGCAAGATTTGGCTCGCACTGTAATGGAGCAAAAGCTATCATTAATAAGAAGCCGCAAGGTGTTAGCATAA
- the LOC137746039 gene encoding iron-sulfur cluster co-chaperone protein HscB homolog, with amino-acid sequence MSKKKLLTPLSAILRRTLTPTTALFSFNSSRNFQSPAFFTSNVEADRRLFPFGGFGLPGNHRIPGKCFVSSRSAEKADARCWNCSASPEAVPFLLCSSCRCIQPVDQSVDYFQIFGLERKYDTKVDDLEGKYKAWQKKLHPDLVHTKSEKEREYAAEQSARVIDAYRTLSQPLARAIYILKLEGVDVDEEETLSESELLTEILEIREAVEEAADSQALNEIQSQMKEKLKHWSDVFTNAFRSRNFGEALKAIRRMTYYERVNESVVKKQ; translated from the exons atgtcgAAGAAGAAACTGCTCACTCCTCTCTCCGCCATTCTCCGGCGAACCCTAACTCCGACTACCGCTCTTTTCTCCTTCAATTCGTCAAGAAATTTCCAATCTCCCGCTTTTTTCACGTCCAATGTAGAAGCGGACCGCCGCCTTTTCCCGTTCGGCGGATTTGGTTTACCCGGGAATCACAGAATTCCCGGGAAATGCTTCGTCAGCTCCCGATCGGCAGAGAAAGCGGACGCTAGGTGCTGGAACTGTAGTGCCTCGCCCGAAGCGGTGCCGTTTCTGTTGTGTTCGTCTTGTCGGTGCATTCAGCCGGTGGATCAGTCGGTGGATTACTTTCAGATATTTGGACT GGAGAGAAAGTACGATACCAAAGTGGACGATCTGGAGGGGAAGTATAAGGCCTGGCAGAAAAAACTGCACCCTGATCTTGTTCATACTAAATCAGAG AAAGAAAGAGAGTATGCTGCTGAACAGTCTGCTCGGGTGATTGATGCATATCGCACACTAAGCCAGCCCTTGGCGAGGGCAATTTACATT ctCAAGCTTGAAGGTGTGGACGTTGATGAAGAAGAGACACTTTCAGAATCAGAGTTGCTAACTGAG ATTTTGGAAATCAGGGAAGCTGTTGAAGAGGCTGCTGACTCTCAGGCTTTGAATGAGATTCAATCTCAG ATGAAAGAGAAACTAAAGCATTGGTCCGACGTTTTTACAAACGCATTTCGTAGCCGCAATTTTGGAGAAGCTCTAAAAGCTATCCGGAGAATGACTTACTATGAGCGTGTAAATGAAAGTGTTGTAAAGAAGCAGTAA
- the LOC137746040 gene encoding uncharacterized protein, translating into MEKPRKITQYRERLDRTLASPSLSDEEALKTLVKNQLIRSLENENEGCNENMVEEKTAEVSNLLDMLRSASLVNDKGLKTCETTTQPEWKLKHDNEEFRVMYREGIEGSPFHTLLAEGYVDGPVDVCLCISWESDLYKKWWPQSTVPTFKILSSKCLQKVRIGEQISLVRMKIPWPLSAREAAVHYFMFEYFQDDLIVVLFKSISDLESIDGTNCPTNEATAGAKDAVRIDMVGGFALQKVTNERSYFRTISSTDIKMDFIPPSLINFISRQLIGNGLKLYQKVVSSKLNCNEDYSKALSGPLYSHIREALFSHNKSNGALEEKKLHNDTFRLSEEHLVKDKTDESLVDVDHKVNNDHPTINASPDDAQVHLGSEVAPEVAQVIGGNSFDEIEEVKSEESRRFEVRTPNRVVEGDHVNGKRNVLISSEVEQALGTLEKVIYKVQQNRLNAQMRSSSGFTNGIPPKENNVGNPKSLEGGVCGSGEHVPEASKQEVVKTTQPESARNSSVIHNLSKAGSNSLSKDVNLNRVLPTSLEQELSVSHDSNQVALLSSKDGTTETPAVDHIMHRSDRMNSEINGDQESRPSRTKKSRQQKALRFCCFSIS; encoded by the exons ATGGAGAAACCGCGAAAGATCACCCAGTACAGGGAGAGGCTGGACAGGACACTGGCATCTCCTAGTCTAAGTGATGAGGAAGCATTGAAAACCCTTGTCAAGAATCAGCTGATTCGTTCtttggaaaatgaaaatgaag GATGCAATGAGAATATGGTTGAAGAAAAGACGGCTGAAGTATCCAATTTACTGGATATGTTAAGGAGTGCTTCCCTTGTTAATGACAAGGGATTGAAAACCTGTGAGACCACAACCCAACCCGAATGGAAA TTAAAACACGATAATGAAGAGTTCCGTGTGATGTATCGTGAGGGAATTGAAGGCAGTCCCTTTCATACATTACTTGCTGAAGGCTATGTAGATGGGCCTGTGGATGTCt GTTTATGCATCTCGTGGGAGTCAGACCTTTACAAGAAATG GTGGCCTCAGTCTACAGTTCCAACTTTCAAAATCCTCTCTAGCAAATGTTTGCAGAAGGTCAGGATCGGTGAACAGATATCTTTAGTGAG GATGAAAATTCCATGGCCACTTTCAGCTAGGGAGGCAGCTGTACACTATTTTATGTTTGAGTACTTCCAAGATGATCTGATTGTTGTGCTCTTTAAATCG ATCTCCGACTTGGAAAGCATTGATGGTACTAATTGTCCCACCAATGAGGCTACTGCTGGAGCAAAGGATGCTGTAAGGATAGATATGGTGGGTGGCTTTGCTTTGCAGAAGGTTACCAACGAAAGAAGTTACTTTCG GACAATATCAAGTACGGATATAAAGATGGATTTCATCCCGCCATCCCTTATAAATTTTATCTCAAGGCAGCTCATTGGCAATGGTCTCAAACTCTACcaaaag GTAGTGTCTTCTAAGCTTAACTGCAACGAAGATTACAGTAAGGCCTTGAGTGGCCCGCTGTACTCTCATATACGTGAAGCTCTCTTTTCACATAATAAATCAAATGGGGCTTTGGAAGAAAAGAAGCTACATAATGATACATTCAGGCTCTCGGAAGAACATCTGGTAAAAGATAAGACGGATGAGAGTTTGGTAGATGTGGATCATAAAGTCAATAATGATCACCCTACAATTAATGCTTCTCCAGATGATGCACAAGTTCACCTTGGAAGTGAAGTTGCTCCAGAAGTTGCACAAGTTATAGGTGGAAACTCATTTGATGAGATTGAGGAGGTAAAGAGCGAAGAAAGCAGGCGATTTGAGGTTCGAACACCCAACAGAGTTGTTGAAGGGGATCATGTAAATGGAAAGAGAAATGTTTTGATCAGTTCTGAAGTGGAACAAGCTCTAGGAACATTAGAAAAGGTAATTTATAAGGTTCAGCAAAATAGATTGAATGCTCAAATGCGGTCCTCTTCTGGCTTCACCAATGGAATCCCGCCAAAGGAAAATAATGTAGGTAACCCAAAATCTTTAGAAGGTGGAGTTTGTGGAAGTGGTGAACATGTTCCTGAAGCATCTAAACAAGAGGTTGTCAAGACGACTCAGCCCGAGTCCGCGAGGAATAGCTCTGTCATTCACAACTTAAG CAAGGCAGGTTCGAATTCCTTGTCGAAGGATGTTAACCTTAACAGAGTACTACCTACTTCCCTGGAGCAGGAACTTTCGGTTTCTCATGACAGTAACCAGGTTGCGTTGCTTTCCTCCAAAGACGGAACTACAGAGACACCTGCTGTGGATCATATTATGCATCGTTCCGACCGCATGAACTCCGAGATCAACGGTGATCAAGAAAGTCGCCCTAGTAGAACAAAGAAGTCAAGGCAGCAAAAAGCGCTTCGGTTCTGTTGCTTCAGCATCAGTTAA